Genomic window (Asticcacaulis excentricus CB 48):
TTCAAGCTTGCGTACATTGCGATCCAGGCGCTCCAGACGCTTCTTGTCCCATTCGACCGGAGGAGATTTGTCGTCGACCTCATCCTGATCAATCGAAAAGAGTTGAGCGTGGGCGGGTGTCGGCGCAACCGCACTCAGTGAAGCCGCCGTCGCAACGGCGATCGTCAGGGCGGAAAGAGTGGCCTTTAAACTCTGGCGGGTCATGCGTGTCCTGGAACCTGTGAGGCGCGTGTTCAAATACCTGACGTGCGCGCCTCAGATGTCAACCATTTTTGTACCGGTTTCCATCGTGACCGGCCACTCCGGCTAAATTAAGACGCCGGATGTGGCCTGGCGACGGCAGTAAAGAAAACCCCACCGGGTGGCGGGGTGTCCTCAGCTATTTCGCAGCGGTAAGCTTGTCGTTCTGGACCCAGCCGACATTGTCGTTGTCGTCCATGACCTCCCACCATATGCCGTCCTTGTTGCCGGTCGGATAGAGGAGCATGTCCTTAGGCAGGGCGCGGATCATCTTGCCCGTCGCGGCCGGGGTAGCACGAAGGCTGGTCGGCGTCAGGACGACAAACGAGCGCTGCGGCGCGGTGGCCTTACCGCCAACGTCAAGTCCGCCCATTTCCTGCACCATATTGGTGTAGGTGACGATAAAGGCCTGAGTGACAATACGACCGATTTCGGTATCTTCATAGCCGCCCCCCACGGCACCGGCAAAGCCCACGCCACCGCCGACACCCCAAGTTAGGTCGTTCTTGGCCGCGCTGCCTTCAAACGAATTGGATTCCGACGTGCGCACGTCCGTCAGCGACAGGATAGTGTTGGCTTCGAGCTTTTTTGTACGGAAACCGCCAATGACGGCACCGGCGCGCCCCCCCACCATGCCGCCAATGATGCCCGCGGCACCACCACCACCCGTATTGGAATCCGCCGCTGCGACCTCTGCCACTAGGACAAAGTCCGCTGCCTTGATCTGATTCTGGCCGACATTGGAACCGCCTTGTAGGCCAATTCCCGCCGCCAGATCACGCTCACGTTGCGCCGCGTTCATGCCTGCTCCACGATCGACTAGCGAAAAGCAGCCGGACTTCTGGACGATAACGCGTAGCAGCTTTTGCGGTGGCGCCAGATTGTTCTGCGCCCAGCCGCGTTCGTCGTCACCATTGACGATCGAGATGGTACCCAGCTTCTTCGTGCACTTCGGGATCGAGTCCATCATGCTGTTCTGGGTTTGCTGAACCTTGGACGGTTTAGCTGTCTGGGCCATGCCGGTCGCCGGCACAACAAGAGCGGCCAACGCGATGGCGCTGAGATACTTATGCATATCCTACCCCCTGGTATGAAATGTCGGGATGCTTTTCGTGTGAGGGCCGCCTGTCAACTAGACAAAGCGACCAATGCGGTGACGTGTACTCTACCTTCCCCTGCGATAGCAGGCGGGAGGTGTCGCGGCAAGTCTGAGCCCGCTGCCCTATCGAGGTTACAAAAAAGGGTCCGGCGAACCAGACCCTTTTCATTCAGTCAAGGCGGGCAGTCATGCCAGAACGTAAAACCTATTGCGCGCCTTCGGTTATGGCGGTGTGTGCGTTACGGTTTTGCGACCACGCTTCTTCGTCAGTACCCGTGGCAATCGGGTTTTCCTTACCGTAGGAGATGGTCGAGATACGCGACGGCACAACGCCCTTCGAGGTCAGGTATTGAGAGACCGATTCGGCGCGACGCGCGCCCAGGGCGAAGTTGTACTCACGGGTGCCTCGCTCGTCGGCATTTCCTTCAATACGGACCTTCACGGCCGGGTAGCGAACCAGCCACGCCGCTTGCTTATCGAGCAAGGCCTTAGCGTCTTCACGCAGCGACGACTGATCCAGTTCGAAGAACACCCGGTCGCCGACATTGACGACGAAATCCTGCTGCGAGCCCGGGACCGGACCGGTCGGCGACAGCGGCTTGGTGTCGGCAGCCGGCGGCGGCGTATAAGCAGGGGCCGGGGTCGGTTGCTCGGCAACGGCCGGCGGGGGCGTCACGACTTCCGGCTTCTTACCGGCACAGGCGGCCACGGAAAGCGTGGCGCAGGCCATCAAAGCGAGTTTGAATACAGACTTGGTCATCGAAAAAACCCCTTGTTTGGAACAATCGCAAAGTGGATGGAAACGGCGTGCCATTTCCTGAGAAGATGAATGATGCTACTTTTCCGCCAGATGGCGGATTTGTCAAACCCTAACGCCACGTTTAGTTACATTTTGTAACAGTTCTGCGGCAGAGATGTTGCGCTGCACACATAATGCGCTAAAAACAGCAGGGTGAGCCCAAAACGTCTCTCGTAAAATGAGGATCTGGCGCCCAAAAATCAGTTTCTGATACGGAATGCGGCGCAAAATCGCCCCTATTTGAGCCGGGGT
Coding sequences:
- a CDS encoding CsgG/HfaB family protein, whose translation is MHKYLSAIALAALVVPATGMAQTAKPSKVQQTQNSMMDSIPKCTKKLGTISIVNGDDERGWAQNNLAPPQKLLRVIVQKSGCFSLVDRGAGMNAAQRERDLAAGIGLQGGSNVGQNQIKAADFVLVAEVAAADSNTGGGGAAGIIGGMVGGRAGAVIGGFRTKKLEANTILSLTDVRTSESNSFEGSAAKNDLTWGVGGGVGFAGAVGGGYEDTEIGRIVTQAFIVTYTNMVQEMGGLDVGGKATAPQRSFVVLTPTSLRATPAATGKMIRALPKDMLLYPTGNKDGIWWEVMDDNDNVGWVQNDKLTAAK
- the pal gene encoding peptidoglycan-associated lipoprotein Pal, encoding MTKSVFKLALMACATLSVAACAGKKPEVVTPPPAVAEQPTPAPAYTPPPAADTKPLSPTGPVPGSQQDFVVNVGDRVFFELDQSSLREDAKALLDKQAAWLVRYPAVKVRIEGNADERGTREYNFALGARRAESVSQYLTSKGVVPSRISTISYGKENPIATGTDEEAWSQNRNAHTAITEGAQ